The following coding sequences are from one Rathayibacter sp. SW19 window:
- a CDS encoding glycosyltransferase gives MAKLVATAERVVAPERVIAPERVVAPERVKTPERIITPAQRVVAPERVRPPASAPAAEPVIAIAHDYLTQRGGAERVVLAMLKAFPKAKIYTTLYDPDGTFPEFRDADIVVSPLNRIGALRRHHRRAFPLLAMASSRMQIPADIVLASSSGWAHGFRTSGRTIVYCHTPARWLYLTDQYLGDAKPLSLQRMVLRFLAPALTRWDHRAADRADRYLANASGVSERIRRIYGRHAPVVFPPQSVDTEAALEPVPDLTQFVDGGECFLVVSRLLPYKNVAQVVDAFRETSGRRLVIVGDGPMRDALLHDLPENVRLVCGVTDAQLRWLYMRSAALLAPSHEDLGLTVLEAAAWGKPTLALHAGGYLDTVVDGVTGCFFPAPTAEAVRHAVREFDPGAWDADAIRAHAALFSEEQFAAALTEQIREVLGRPAH, from the coding sequence ATGGCGAAACTCGTCGCGACAGCTGAGCGCGTGGTGGCGCCTGAACGGGTGATTGCACCCGAGCGCGTGGTTGCACCCGAGCGTGTCAAGACGCCGGAACGCATCATCACGCCCGCACAACGCGTCGTCGCACCGGAGCGGGTCCGCCCGCCGGCATCCGCCCCCGCAGCGGAGCCCGTGATCGCGATCGCGCACGATTATCTGACCCAGCGCGGAGGCGCGGAGCGTGTCGTACTTGCCATGCTCAAGGCGTTCCCGAAGGCGAAGATCTACACGACCCTCTACGACCCGGATGGAACATTCCCCGAGTTCCGCGACGCGGACATCGTCGTCTCGCCCTTGAATCGCATCGGTGCTCTGCGCCGCCACCACCGTCGGGCGTTCCCGCTTCTTGCAATGGCCAGCTCGAGAATGCAGATCCCGGCGGATATTGTGCTCGCGTCCAGTAGTGGATGGGCGCACGGATTCCGCACCTCCGGCCGCACGATCGTGTACTGCCACACGCCGGCCCGGTGGCTCTATCTCACCGATCAATATCTGGGCGATGCGAAGCCGCTGTCGTTGCAGCGGATGGTGCTGCGGTTTCTGGCCCCGGCGCTGACCCGCTGGGATCACCGCGCCGCAGATCGGGCGGACCGCTACCTCGCCAATGCCAGCGGCGTGAGTGAACGCATCCGCCGGATCTACGGGCGGCATGCGCCCGTGGTGTTCCCGCCGCAGAGTGTGGACACTGAGGCTGCGCTCGAGCCGGTGCCGGACCTTACGCAGTTCGTAGACGGCGGCGAGTGCTTCTTGGTCGTGTCCCGCCTGCTGCCGTACAAGAACGTCGCGCAGGTGGTGGATGCGTTCCGCGAGACCTCCGGCCGCCGGTTGGTCATCGTTGGTGACGGGCCGATGCGGGACGCGTTGCTGCATGACCTTCCAGAGAATGTGCGACTCGTGTGCGGGGTGACTGACGCGCAGCTGCGCTGGCTGTACATGCGCAGCGCCGCCCTGCTTGCGCCATCCCACGAGGATCTGGGCCTGACCGTGCTAGAGGCTGCGGCGTGGGGTAAGCCCACGCTCGCACTCCACGCGGGCGGGTATCTGGACACGGTTGTCGACGGTGTGACCGGATGCTTCTTCCCGGCTCCAACCGCGGAAGCCGTTCGGCACGCGGTCCGCGAGTTCGATCCTGGCGCGTGGGATGCCGACGCCATTCGCGCACACGCCGCCCTGTTCTCAGAAGAGCAGTTTGCGGCGGCGCTCACGGAGCAGATCCGCGAGGTGCTCGGCCGACCTGCGCACTGA
- a CDS encoding DoxX family protein yields the protein MLGTFAIALPLTMAIVMIASGIGKLRHPDDLSGWQQLGIPAALRQRWLLRLHPWGELALGVALAVLGGVLGVLAALICVLLMAAYTWVVIIALRRPEAAECACFGARKPVTRVTAVRNTWLTLVSAAAAAVIWTTPLFGGAVAAGVGEWAWVAAAVVAIITAVLIVWPAPGSAGPSVAQAALPRPAMALEMPDENGVIDYVRTRTPAVPVTLADGATVNLRALTSSKPLLLMAVSDTCGACEEVIARIGHYRETLPEVDVRVLVKDSPEHSTLTDTSEPQSLHDPNGYVRESIADWPVPTAVLLGIDGMLAGGPESGPTNVETFVGDIYESLHGTRPTESTS from the coding sequence ATGCTCGGAACTTTCGCCATCGCCCTGCCATTGACGATGGCTATCGTGATGATCGCGAGCGGTATCGGTAAATTGCGGCACCCGGACGACCTCAGCGGATGGCAGCAACTCGGCATACCGGCAGCGCTGAGACAACGGTGGTTGCTGCGTCTGCATCCATGGGGTGAACTAGCACTCGGCGTAGCCCTCGCGGTACTGGGCGGCGTGCTAGGAGTACTCGCCGCGCTCATCTGCGTACTACTGATGGCGGCATACACCTGGGTGGTGATCATCGCGTTGCGACGACCTGAGGCCGCCGAGTGCGCGTGTTTCGGCGCCCGTAAGCCGGTGACCCGGGTGACAGCCGTGCGCAATACCTGGCTCACCCTCGTTTCGGCTGCCGCGGCCGCCGTAATCTGGACGACACCGCTCTTCGGTGGCGCCGTCGCGGCCGGCGTTGGCGAGTGGGCGTGGGTTGCAGCAGCCGTTGTGGCGATCATCACGGCCGTGCTCATCGTGTGGCCGGCACCGGGGTCCGCAGGCCCCAGCGTGGCGCAGGCGGCTCTCCCCCGGCCCGCAATGGCGCTTGAGATGCCCGACGAAAACGGAGTGATCGACTACGTTCGCACCCGCACACCGGCTGTGCCGGTCACTCTGGCCGACGGCGCAACGGTAAACCTGCGTGCGCTCACCTCCAGCAAGCCCCTCCTACTGATGGCAGTGTCGGACACGTGCGGTGCCTGCGAAGAGGTCATCGCACGGATTGGGCACTACCGCGAGACTCTTCCTGAGGTGGATGTGCGCGTGCTTGTGAAGGACAGTCCAGAGCACAGCACGCTGACAGATACGAGCGAGCCCCAGTCATTGCACGACCCGAACGGGTACGTGCGAGAGTCGATAGCGGACTGGCCTGTGCCCACAGCGGTGCTGTTGGGAATTGACGGGATGCTGGCTGGTGGCCCCGAGTCAGGACCAACCAATGTGGAAACGTTCGTCGGCGACATCTACGAGAGCCTGCACGGAACGCGGCCGACTGAATCCACGTCCTGA
- a CDS encoding glycosyltransferase family 4 protein, translating to MTPHADQHRDVLDRGMPELPGPRVLHLDHTSSAGGAEYALARMLHADPPWQPLLLLAGGKGLGAYESLSGTIPIRFCGVDQKAGASSSGTRVLLDATTRLLAQAATVAMHPAFRSADLIDANTARAAAYGALAARTRRVSFVVHLRDLTDADALGRSGLTTMTRLVLPRADGVIANSQTTLAAAMPWLRADAVRAVIPSASGLTHVPARAHARKVVRGKGEPLMVGMLARIDPWKGQDFLLDAFAATLSDSNARLQFAGAPLFGHTDFEDQLRLNAKQLGVADRVDFLGHVDDVPALLATWDVAVHYSTRPEPLGQNVLQYLAAGVPTIVADEGGPTEWVEDDVNGLRARPRDIRSLSAALSRLASAPELRARLGAAAVATPGLLDDHEVAAAHAAFYAKVLSVNGQPLRQKHTRR from the coding sequence GTGACCCCGCACGCAGACCAGCACCGAGACGTGCTCGATCGAGGTATGCCCGAACTGCCCGGCCCGCGGGTCTTGCACCTCGACCACACGTCGAGTGCTGGCGGTGCCGAATATGCGCTTGCCCGCATGCTCCACGCTGATCCGCCATGGCAGCCATTGCTGCTCCTAGCCGGTGGGAAGGGCCTCGGCGCGTATGAGTCCCTCTCAGGGACGATACCCATCCGATTCTGCGGAGTCGACCAGAAAGCCGGCGCAAGCTCAAGCGGAACGCGAGTACTCCTGGACGCAACCACCCGACTGCTGGCACAGGCAGCCACCGTGGCGATGCATCCGGCGTTCCGCAGCGCGGACCTGATCGACGCCAACACCGCCCGCGCCGCCGCATACGGGGCACTGGCAGCACGCACCCGCCGCGTCTCCTTCGTCGTACACCTGCGCGACCTGACGGATGCTGACGCCCTCGGCCGCTCCGGCCTCACGACCATGACACGGCTGGTTCTCCCCCGCGCCGACGGTGTGATCGCGAACTCGCAAACGACACTGGCGGCGGCCATGCCGTGGCTTCGTGCGGACGCCGTGAGAGCCGTCATCCCTAGCGCTTCAGGGCTGACTCACGTGCCAGCACGTGCTCACGCCCGCAAGGTCGTTCGAGGCAAGGGTGAACCACTCATGGTCGGGATGCTTGCCCGCATCGATCCGTGGAAGGGCCAGGACTTTCTACTGGATGCCTTCGCCGCGACACTCAGCGACAGCAACGCCAGGTTGCAGTTCGCGGGCGCTCCGCTTTTCGGGCACACCGACTTCGAGGATCAGCTGCGCCTCAATGCGAAACAGTTGGGGGTCGCCGACCGCGTGGACTTCCTCGGACACGTCGACGACGTGCCTGCTCTGCTGGCGACCTGGGACGTCGCAGTGCACTACTCCACCCGGCCCGAGCCGCTCGGGCAAAATGTGCTGCAGTACCTCGCTGCCGGAGTTCCGACCATCGTCGCAGACGAAGGCGGCCCAACCGAGTGGGTCGAAGACGACGTGAACGGACTGCGGGCCAGGCCACGAGACATCCGGTCGTTGTCTGCGGCGCTCAGCCGCCTGGCATCCGCGCCGGAGTTGCGCGCACGCTTGGGCGCTGCGGCGGTTGCTACGCCCGGACTGCTCGACGATCACGAGGTCGCAGCCGCCCATGCAGCGTTCTACGCGAAAGTGCTGTCTGTAAACGGGCAGCCGCTGCGGCAAAAGCACACACGCCGGTAA
- a CDS encoding arsenate reductase/protein-tyrosine-phosphatase family protein: MADQFRILTVCTGNLHRSPLAAVLLERWAEWYLDVRVRRHVSVQSAGMAAVVGAQMGAFTQQIAAALGADGSQHRAQQLTDTMAADADLILTATVRQRDEIVARVPSALRRAFTIREASRAAQAIGLSFASHSIDELRQRVRELAGHRGHGAKNIVDPEGETEETYLQMAAEEVPALAHIARWLMGMPAAEERAYIETVEDPVKLQSRIASVTGARKDRA; the protein is encoded by the coding sequence ATGGCCGATCAATTTCGCATATTGACCGTGTGCACCGGCAATCTGCACCGCAGCCCGTTGGCGGCCGTGCTGCTTGAACGGTGGGCAGAGTGGTATCTCGACGTACGAGTCCGCAGGCACGTCTCAGTGCAGAGTGCCGGGATGGCAGCCGTCGTCGGGGCCCAGATGGGTGCGTTCACTCAGCAGATCGCGGCGGCTCTGGGCGCCGACGGCTCGCAGCATCGAGCGCAGCAACTGACCGATACGATGGCCGCAGATGCCGATCTTATCCTCACGGCGACGGTGCGTCAGCGAGATGAGATTGTCGCCCGCGTTCCTTCGGCGCTGCGACGGGCATTCACCATCCGCGAAGCCTCCCGGGCTGCGCAAGCGATCGGCCTGTCATTCGCCTCTCACTCGATCGACGAGCTCCGGCAGCGCGTGCGAGAGCTGGCGGGTCATCGCGGGCACGGCGCAAAGAACATCGTGGACCCCGAAGGCGAGACTGAGGAGACATATCTCCAGATGGCCGCGGAGGAGGTCCCGGCCTTGGCACACATTGCGCGTTGGCTGATGGGGATGCCGGCCGCGGAAGAGCGCGCTTACATTGAGACGGTCGAAGATCCGGTGAAGCTGCAGTCCCGAATTGCAAGCGTGACCGGTGCGCGCAAAGATAGGGCGTGA
- a CDS encoding glycosyltransferase produces the protein MRVLRISHSATVPAWRGRERALRARGVTLTLLAARRWHAGGAPVALERDNADDAVPVATVGHHPALFLYDPRPLWAALGQQWDVIDIHEEPFALATAELLLLRAMRRSTAPVVLYTAQNITKRYPVPFRWMERAALRTARGISACNAEAAAISVAKGFAGRPRVIPLGVDLAEFESTSQDTGDPAPVRESSNGTGGAPIAVGFLGRLVPEKGLGVLLQAAAAEPRLHLRIAGVGPMATAIVADAARLGIANRIQLLGAVAPEQVPGFYRSVDVLAVPSVPTVRWTEQFGRVAIEAMASGVPVVSSDAGALPDVVGGAGIVVPQGDPIALRAALVEAAGPQRERLRAAGYQRAQECTWDAVADQYVNLYRSVARLASVGANRAARLNHAAGSTGTENLDADNSAVENPGVEIIVVAYGAVGLLRAALAPVAHLTVTVVDNSSLPEIAALCTELGVRYVDAGRNAGFAAGVNLALADRLVPGADVLLLNPDARFTPDQVTVLQNALRAENDLASVGPAQRDDDGRSARVEWPFPTPGNAWLEAVGLGRFQTGARYAIGSVLLLRAEALDQVGGLDERFFLYAEEADWAQRANRLGWRHRAVHDAHAVHVGAGTSGDSRRRDLHFFASQERYYRKHFGAAGWQCARSAGWFGATVRGMLLPGVRRAQAWRRAALYARGPVRAESRLPAPPAPRSY, from the coding sequence ATGAGAGTGCTGCGAATCTCGCACAGCGCGACCGTGCCCGCATGGCGCGGGCGCGAGCGGGCTCTGCGGGCGCGCGGCGTGACTCTCACGTTGTTGGCCGCCCGTCGTTGGCATGCCGGCGGTGCGCCGGTCGCCCTCGAACGCGACAATGCTGACGACGCCGTCCCGGTTGCGACCGTTGGACATCACCCCGCGTTGTTTTTGTACGATCCGCGGCCGCTCTGGGCTGCCCTGGGCCAGCAGTGGGACGTTATTGATATCCATGAGGAACCGTTCGCCCTCGCAACCGCAGAATTGCTGCTGCTGCGCGCCATGCGACGGAGCACAGCGCCGGTCGTGCTTTACACGGCGCAGAATATCACCAAACGCTACCCGGTCCCTTTCCGCTGGATGGAGCGGGCAGCACTGCGCACAGCGCGGGGCATCTCGGCCTGCAACGCGGAGGCCGCTGCCATCAGCGTCGCAAAGGGGTTCGCCGGACGACCGCGAGTGATCCCGTTGGGCGTCGATCTGGCCGAGTTCGAATCGACGAGCCAGGACACTGGCGACCCGGCACCAGTGCGTGAGAGCTCGAATGGCACCGGCGGGGCCCCGATCGCGGTCGGCTTCCTCGGCCGGCTGGTACCCGAAAAGGGACTCGGTGTACTCCTGCAGGCGGCTGCCGCGGAGCCGCGTCTGCACCTGCGCATCGCCGGCGTCGGCCCTATGGCGACTGCCATCGTAGCGGATGCTGCGCGGCTCGGTATCGCAAACCGCATCCAGTTGCTCGGTGCGGTCGCGCCCGAACAGGTGCCGGGTTTCTACCGATCGGTTGACGTGCTGGCGGTCCCTTCTGTGCCGACCGTGCGCTGGACAGAGCAGTTCGGTCGCGTCGCGATCGAAGCGATGGCATCCGGTGTGCCAGTCGTCTCGAGCGACGCAGGTGCGCTACCCGACGTCGTCGGGGGCGCGGGCATTGTCGTTCCCCAGGGAGACCCGATCGCGCTGCGCGCTGCACTAGTCGAAGCGGCAGGGCCGCAGCGTGAGCGGTTGCGTGCGGCGGGGTATCAACGGGCTCAGGAGTGCACGTGGGATGCTGTGGCAGACCAGTACGTCAACCTCTATCGGTCAGTCGCACGGCTGGCATCCGTTGGGGCGAATCGCGCCGCTCGGCTGAATCACGCCGCCGGAAGCACAGGTACCGAAAATCTCGATGCCGACAACTCCGCCGTCGAGAACCCCGGCGTCGAGATCATCGTGGTGGCATACGGAGCCGTCGGCCTGCTGCGTGCCGCGCTGGCTCCCGTCGCGCACCTCACGGTCACGGTGGTCGACAACTCGTCGCTGCCTGAGATCGCAGCTCTATGCACGGAACTCGGCGTGCGCTACGTCGATGCGGGGCGCAACGCCGGATTCGCCGCCGGTGTCAACCTCGCGCTGGCCGATCGGTTGGTCCCCGGCGCCGACGTCTTGCTGCTGAACCCGGATGCGCGGTTCACGCCCGACCAAGTCACTGTGCTCCAGAACGCGCTTCGCGCTGAGAACGATCTAGCAAGTGTCGGGCCCGCCCAACGCGACGACGACGGACGCTCCGCGCGAGTGGAATGGCCATTCCCGACCCCTGGCAACGCCTGGCTTGAGGCGGTCGGCCTCGGCCGCTTCCAAACCGGGGCACGCTACGCCATCGGGTCTGTGCTGCTGCTGCGTGCTGAGGCGCTCGACCAGGTCGGCGGGCTCGACGAGCGCTTCTTTCTGTATGCTGAAGAGGCGGATTGGGCGCAGCGTGCGAACCGGCTCGGCTGGCGGCACCGGGCGGTGCACGATGCGCACGCGGTGCACGTCGGCGCGGGCACGAGCGGCGACTCGCGGCGCCGCGACCTGCACTTCTTCGCGTCGCAGGAACGCTATTACCGCAAGCACTTCGGCGCGGCGGGCTGGCAGTGCGCCCGGAGCGCCGGCTGGTTCGGTGCCACCGTGCGCGGGATGCTGCTGCCCGGCGTTCGCCGTGCGCAAGCGTGGCGTCGTGCGGCGCTTTATGCGCGCGGCCCCGTACGCGCCGAGTCACGGCTGCCGGCGCCGCCCGCTCCGCGGAGCTACTGA
- a CDS encoding glycosyltransferase family 4 protein, whose protein sequence is MRIVQIVPYIGAGTGVAGVAWNLENEFRALGHTVESFTMDVARTRPRRPWPRRVFFRALALFRQMVWFSTVGTVRARRFLAARPDAVSICHNAIMAGDVYVNHGVVGAAMRARGRGTWRMLRNPTHAFTFVRDLIRYRSNIHRAVVALSTSEVETLNRVYGQVRPPVTVIPNGVDLDRYHPPTQKERTHARARFRLNDEDRVALFVGHEFDRKGLDVAISALTHAPTVLLLVAGGNIQAIDKARGQAESLGVSDRVMFMGPRSDLPLFFAASDLFVLPSAYEANALVVLEALAAGLPVIATRVGYAPEVIVDGLNGYLVDRDAAQLGDRFEQIAAAGRDAFASQARASAEAHGWKATAERYIALLEPIAAARGGHSVSAPGAPS, encoded by the coding sequence ATGCGCATCGTGCAAATCGTGCCGTACATCGGAGCGGGCACCGGCGTCGCCGGCGTGGCGTGGAACCTGGAGAACGAATTCCGCGCCCTCGGCCACACCGTCGAATCGTTCACGATGGACGTTGCACGCACTCGGCCCCGGCGCCCCTGGCCCCGACGCGTGTTCTTCCGCGCGCTCGCGCTGTTCCGGCAAATGGTCTGGTTCTCAACGGTAGGCACGGTCCGTGCTCGTCGGTTCCTCGCGGCGCGCCCGGATGCCGTGTCGATCTGCCACAACGCGATCATGGCCGGTGATGTCTACGTGAATCACGGCGTCGTCGGTGCGGCGATGCGCGCTCGCGGCCGCGGCACCTGGCGGATGCTGCGCAACCCGACCCATGCGTTCACGTTCGTTCGCGACCTCATCCGGTATCGCAGCAACATTCACCGTGCGGTCGTCGCGCTCTCCACCTCAGAGGTCGAGACGCTGAATCGCGTGTACGGGCAGGTGCGACCGCCGGTCACCGTCATCCCGAACGGTGTCGATCTGGATCGGTACCATCCGCCGACGCAGAAAGAGCGCACGCATGCGCGGGCGCGATTCCGCCTGAACGACGAGGACAGGGTCGCCTTGTTCGTCGGCCATGAGTTCGATCGCAAGGGGCTGGACGTGGCCATCTCTGCCCTGACCCACGCCCCGACGGTGCTGTTGCTCGTCGCCGGCGGCAATATCCAGGCGATCGACAAGGCCCGCGGCCAGGCGGAGTCGCTGGGAGTGAGCGACCGGGTGATGTTCATGGGACCGCGCTCAGACCTGCCTCTATTTTTCGCGGCATCCGATCTGTTCGTTCTGCCAAGCGCTTACGAGGCCAACGCCCTCGTGGTGCTGGAGGCGCTCGCTGCCGGACTTCCGGTGATCGCCACCCGCGTCGGCTACGCCCCCGAGGTGATCGTGGACGGCCTCAATGGATATCTGGTCGACCGTGATGCGGCCCAGCTCGGCGACCGGTTCGAACAGATCGCCGCTGCCGGACGCGACGCGTTCGCCAGTCAGGCGCGAGCGAGCGCTGAAGCCCACGGCTGGAAGGCGACGGCTGAACGTTACATTGCGCTGCTCGAGCCCATTGCGGCTGCGCGCGGCGGCCATTCGGTGTCGGCGCCAGGGGCACCGTCGTGA
- a CDS encoding glycosyltransferase family 4 protein, translating to MTPLRVLHAVRSDAFQGVEQFVFRLAVAQASHGHVVSVIGGADDRMRGPLERAGVRYEPASRTGEVIVAIRRRGREVDVVNTHMVAADVAAVAALMGRRDRPAVVSTRHFTRQRGRFRALPLDLFVRGTVDRELAISEAVAAAIRVPSVVVHTGVADRPIARVPREPVVLIAQRLQPEKRTDVALRAFASSGLAREGWSLDVAGDGAEASQLRALADTLGVSGQVSFLGFRSDLPERMSRAGLLIAPCPVEGLGLTILEAMASGLPVVAADAAGHREVLDGLDPRAHFTPNDADAAASALRLFAGDADARDALGAAGRIRQREFFSVSSQVAGTDAVYRAAIEARAARSGGVRNGAGR from the coding sequence GTGACGCCGCTGCGCGTTCTGCACGCTGTTCGCTCGGATGCATTCCAGGGCGTCGAACAGTTCGTTTTCCGGCTTGCCGTCGCACAGGCATCGCACGGTCACGTGGTGAGCGTGATCGGCGGCGCGGATGATCGCATGCGCGGGCCGCTCGAGCGTGCAGGCGTGCGGTATGAACCGGCCAGTCGAACGGGCGAGGTGATTGTTGCGATCCGTCGGCGCGGCCGGGAGGTCGACGTCGTCAACACTCACATGGTTGCAGCGGATGTCGCAGCCGTGGCAGCGCTGATGGGCCGGCGTGATCGGCCGGCGGTGGTGTCGACGCGGCACTTCACGCGGCAGCGCGGCCGGTTCCGTGCCTTGCCGCTCGACCTGTTCGTGCGAGGCACGGTGGACCGCGAACTTGCGATCAGCGAGGCCGTCGCAGCAGCCATCCGCGTTCCGAGCGTCGTCGTGCACACCGGGGTGGCGGATCGGCCCATTGCGCGCGTGCCGCGGGAACCCGTTGTCCTGATCGCACAGCGCTTGCAGCCGGAAAAGCGCACCGACGTGGCGTTGCGCGCGTTTGCATCCTCGGGGCTGGCACGCGAGGGATGGTCGCTGGACGTCGCGGGCGACGGTGCCGAAGCCAGCCAGCTTCGCGCGCTCGCCGACACCCTCGGTGTGAGCGGCCAGGTGAGCTTTCTCGGTTTCCGTTCGGATCTGCCCGAGCGGATGTCCCGGGCCGGCTTGCTGATCGCGCCGTGCCCGGTCGAGGGGCTGGGGTTGACGATTCTGGAGGCGATGGCATCCGGTCTCCCTGTGGTCGCAGCGGATGCCGCCGGCCACCGTGAGGTGCTCGACGGGCTCGATCCGCGCGCTCACTTCACGCCGAACGATGCCGACGCTGCAGCATCCGCGCTCCGCCTTTTCGCGGGCGACGCCGATGCGCGCGATGCGCTGGGCGCGGCCGGGCGCATCCGTCAGCGGGAGTTCTTCTCGGTTTCATCGCAGGTGGCGGGCACGGATGCCGTCTACCGCGCGGCCATCGAGGCACGCGCGGCCCGGAGTGGGGGCGTGCGGAACGGAGCAGGGCGATGA
- a CDS encoding glycosyltransferase produces the protein MTDLVVISLEAWDGVWRRNQHLISRLLTGDPELRVLFIEPSADPLHELRSGRRAALGRSVRERGDVQPRLWTLRPLKLLPRKIDRGADRRFARAVQRAASSLGMTDPVLWVNDPGAAEVSRVTGWPTLYDITDDWAVADRPDRIRRRVVGGEQYLLHHATQVVACSAELVRRKTPDRPAELAPIVLVPNGVDVELYRRPAARPADLPAGKVAVYVGTLHGDRLDVELCVRTARALAGDATIVLVGPDALGESDTRRLREAGAVLLGAKPHEQVPAYLQHADVLLVPHLVSDFTESLDPIKLYEYQAVGRPVVSSPVAGFRDAAGEGIVIVGAAKFAHAVSTSLHSPVPCRSRGPEAVADWSTRAGAIGGVLKRIGHE, from the coding sequence ATGACGGACCTCGTCGTGATCTCGCTGGAAGCGTGGGATGGGGTGTGGCGGCGCAACCAGCACCTGATCTCGCGCCTGCTGACCGGTGACCCGGAACTGCGGGTGCTCTTCATCGAGCCGTCGGCCGACCCACTGCATGAGCTGCGATCCGGCCGACGGGCCGCCCTCGGGCGGAGTGTGCGCGAGCGCGGTGACGTGCAACCGCGGTTGTGGACGTTGCGCCCGTTAAAGCTGCTGCCTCGAAAGATCGACCGGGGCGCCGACCGCCGATTCGCCCGCGCAGTGCAGCGCGCGGCGAGCAGCCTGGGGATGACCGACCCGGTGCTGTGGGTCAACGACCCTGGGGCAGCCGAGGTGTCCCGGGTGACCGGCTGGCCGACACTGTATGACATCACAGACGATTGGGCGGTCGCAGATCGACCGGATCGCATCCGTCGGCGGGTCGTCGGTGGCGAACAGTATTTGCTGCACCATGCGACCCAGGTCGTGGCATGTTCGGCTGAACTGGTGCGACGCAAGACCCCGGACCGACCCGCTGAACTTGCTCCGATCGTTCTCGTTCCGAACGGCGTGGATGTGGAGCTCTACCGGCGGCCGGCTGCGCGCCCCGCTGATCTGCCGGCAGGCAAAGTCGCTGTGTATGTCGGCACGTTGCACGGCGATCGACTCGATGTCGAGTTGTGCGTGCGGACAGCGCGCGCGCTCGCCGGCGACGCTACGATCGTGCTTGTCGGGCCGGACGCTCTAGGCGAGTCTGATACCCGTCGGCTGCGCGAGGCGGGCGCAGTTCTGCTTGGGGCCAAACCGCACGAGCAGGTGCCCGCCTACCTGCAGCACGCGGACGTGCTGCTCGTGCCGCACCTCGTGAGCGACTTCACGGAGAGCCTCGACCCGATCAAGCTCTACGAGTACCAGGCTGTCGGCCGACCTGTCGTGTCGTCTCCGGTCGCGGGGTTCCGCGATGCCGCGGGCGAGGGCATTGTCATCGTGGGAGCTGCGAAGTTCGCTCACGCTGTATCTACTTCACTCCATTCACCGGTACCGTGTCGTTCCCGCGGGCCAGAGGCCGTCGCGGACTGGTCGACCCGAGCGGGCGCGATCGGCGGAGTGCTTAAGCGAATCGGTCATGAATGA